The Elusimicrobiota bacterium genome includes a region encoding these proteins:
- a CDS encoding FGGY family carbohydrate kinase — translation MKGFVAAVDCGTSAVKAAVFDLAGQVKGSSRMDCPCRFLRDGRIEQSPRLIVERTFSCLKEAVERSGVKAGQISSLAISNQRATVICADHRGEAIGDAVSWQDMRGGRALRALRRRISDAEYYGITGLPNNPVFSLGKILSFKNTPQHKKTCRFVLVQDYLLKQFGADGFFLDWSNASLTGMFEVERFRWSAEILKLAGVSESQLSTLVASGQKVGAVSRRAARCCGLLPGTPLVSGGGDQQCAGLGAGAVRAGVAELTLGTAGVLLACVERPRKDPKMRVTCCAHAVPGKWEVEGLQNAAGSCLDWLGRIASGKRFSRGFWRRVCAAEPGLQDPLFFPFLAGAGAPNWDPEAKAMLLGLTHAHGRASLARSVLEGVCLEAKSILSVFGDMKVPVKEIRLTGGASEIEGWSQMQADIFGIKVSQLANPEASVLGAGMLAACGAGAFESLPEAADAMVKSRRTCKPAPENTRLYARRYQRYLDILGRFESHGIFHLMSGSESA, via the coding sequence ATGAAGGGCTTTGTCGCGGCCGTGGACTGCGGGACGAGCGCCGTCAAGGCCGCCGTGTTCGACCTCGCGGGCCAAGTCAAGGGCAGCAGCAGGATGGATTGCCCCTGCCGGTTCCTGCGCGACGGCCGCATCGAGCAGAGTCCGCGGCTGATCGTCGAGCGGACCTTCTCCTGCCTCAAAGAGGCCGTCGAGCGCTCCGGGGTCAAGGCCGGTCAGATATCCTCTTTGGCCATATCGAACCAGAGGGCCACGGTCATCTGCGCCGATCATCGCGGCGAGGCGATAGGCGACGCCGTCTCCTGGCAGGATATGCGGGGCGGCAGGGCGCTGCGGGCTCTGCGCCGGAGGATCAGCGATGCGGAGTATTATGGCATCACCGGCTTGCCCAACAACCCCGTTTTCTCTCTGGGCAAGATCCTGTCCTTCAAGAATACCCCGCAGCATAAGAAGACCTGCCGTTTTGTCCTGGTCCAAGACTATCTCCTGAAGCAGTTCGGCGCGGACGGCTTCTTCCTGGACTGGTCCAACGCCTCGCTGACCGGGATGTTCGAAGTGGAGAGATTCCGCTGGAGCGCCGAGATACTCAAGCTCGCCGGCGTCAGCGAGAGCCAGCTCTCGACCCTCGTCGCCAGCGGCCAGAAGGTCGGCGCGGTCTCCAGGCGGGCCGCGCGCTGCTGCGGTCTCCTGCCCGGGACCCCCTTGGTGTCGGGCGGGGGCGACCAGCAGTGCGCCGGGCTCGGGGCCGGCGCGGTGAGAGCCGGCGTGGCGGAACTCACCTTGGGCACGGCGGGCGTCCTGCTCGCCTGCGTCGAGCGGCCCCGGAAGGACCCCAAGATGCGGGTCACCTGCTGCGCCCATGCCGTGCCCGGCAAGTGGGAGGTCGAGGGCTTGCAGAACGCGGCGGGCTCCTGCCTGGACTGGCTGGGCAGGATCGCCTCGGGAAAGAGGTTCAGCAGGGGCTTCTGGCGGAGGGTCTGCGCCGCGGAGCCGGGCCTCCAGGACCCCCTGTTCTTCCCCTTCCTGGCCGGCGCCGGCGCTCCGAACTGGGATCCCGAGGCCAAGGCGATGCTCCTCGGCCTGACGCACGCTCACGGCCGGGCGTCCCTGGCGCGGTCCGTGCTGGAGGGCGTTTGCCTGGAGGCGAAGTCCATCCTCTCCGTATTCGGAGACATGAAAGTGCCGGTCAAGGAAATCCGGCTGACCGGCGGGGCCTCGGAGATCGAGGGCTGGAGCCAGATGCAGGCGGACATATTCGGGATCAAGGTGTCGCAGCTCGCCAACCCGGAAGCCTCCGTCCTGGGGGCCGGGATGCTGGCGGCCTGCGGGGCCGGGGCGTTCGAATCCCTGCCGGAGGCGGCCGACGCGATGGTGAAGTCCCGGCGGACCTGCAAGCCGGCCCCGGAAAATACTAGACTCTACGCACGCCGCTATCAGAGGTACCTTGATATCCTCGGCCGCTTCGAGAGCCACGGCATCTTCCACCTCATGTCCGGCAGCGAGTCTGCCTGA